In Nitrospirota bacterium, the genomic stretch CCAGAATGCCTTGTTTGGTTCCGATTTTAAAATGTAAGGTTTTATGCAAAATCATCTCGAGTTCATCAAGAGCCGTCACATGAATCGGATTTGAAATGACGAGGGTTAAAACGCCCTCTTTCTCTTCCAGCGGAATAAACGGATAGCGATACATCAGTTCGACCGGAATCGTTTGATAAAATCGTTGATCAATCCTGAAGTTTTTTAACGGTTCATAGTCCAATTCAAAAAGCTCTGAAAAAACCCGGGCCATCTGGTCTTGCGTGGCGGCAGAAGCTTTTAAAAGCTCCTCCACGACGTTGATGTTTTTATTATCCACTCCGTTGGGAAAAATAGATTGGACCGCGGCTTCGGTTATCCATCCTTTTTCAATGAGTTTCTTAACAACCGCCGAACCGGTTTTTGGAATTTTTTTCATTTTATGGTTCCTGCCAGATTAAAGATCGGAAGGTACATTGCCACCAGGATAATTGCCACCAGGACACCCATCCCTAATAAAAGAACCGGCTCCACCCAGGTGGTAATTCTGGCCAATTTTTGATCCAAAAGCTCTTCCTGAAAATCCGCCACCTGGTCGAGCATTTCTTCCAACGAACCGGTCGTTTCGCCCACCTCAACCATTTCCAGGGCGATTTTCGGCATCAGGTCAGCAACAGCAAAGGCGGCGGCAATCCCTAATCCTTCCTGAACTTTTTGAATCGAAAGACGTACCCGCGCCGCGAAGACCCGGTTGGTCAGCGACTCCGCCACCATCTGAAGCGCGTTAATCAGGGTAATCCCCCCGCCTAAAATGGTCGCCAGCGTTCTTCCTACGGCAATCATTTGCTGGTTCTTAATAATTTCACCCAAAACAGGCAATTTTAACAATAAAAAATCTTTTTGTTCCTTTCCTTGTTGGCTCGAAAACCAATATCTTAAAATAAAAAAGAGCCCTGCAAGGACAAGAACAATCCAGACAAACTGGCCCTTGAGGAAATGAACAAAGGAAATGAGCGCCTGTGTAATCCAGGGAAGCTGGCCTTTAGAATCGGCGTAAATTTCAGAAAAAGTCGGCAAAACATAGGTCAATAAAAAAATAACGACGCCCGACCCCGCGACAAATAGAAACAGGGGATACGTCAAGGCCATCGCCACTTTTTTTCTGACCGCCAGGATTTTTTTGTAATAAGACATGTACCGATTTAGAATTTCAACGAGATTTCCGCTTTTTTCTCCCGCTCGAATAGACGAAATATAAATTTCAGGAAAAAATCGGGGAAAATGGGACAACGCATCCGAAATCGAAGACCCTCCGGAGATTTCTTTATGCACGCCGCGAAGCGCGTCCTTAAACCCGGGATGAATGACCCGCCCTTCCAATAATTCAAATGCTTTTAAAATCGGAAGACCTGCCCGGATCAGGGCAGAAAATTCATAGTTGTAAATCAGAAATTCCTGAGCCGTTAGTTTTTTTTTGGAGAAGTTCCGATTGTTAAGAAATCCTCCCTGGGAGGCTTTCTTAACCGAAAAAACCAGATAACCTTTTTTTTCAAGCGACTCTTTTAAAGTATCTTCACTGGTTCCTTCTAATTTTTCTTCTTTAATGGTGCCATCTGCCGCGGCTATTCGGCAGGTGTAGGTAGGCATATTACATTGCTCTTTCTTATTGTCGTCAGGGGCCTTCGCAAACTGCGCTCAATGCCATTGAATGAACCCCTTATGTGCGCTGCTAAAGCGCTCCCAAAGCAAGCTCGGAGGCTCCGCACCGGCCAAGCCAGTTGCTTCGCTTGTTTGTTTGGGTGCTTGTGCTTGAAAAGTAGTATAGAAGACAATTCTATAAATTGCAAGTTCTGACCCGTTGGAAAGGTCCGGAATTTCTATCACCTGGGCGCTTTTTTTTTCGCCCTTTCCCAAAGGTGATTCATCTCATCCGGGGTAAGGTTTAAGCGAATCGTGGGTCTGGCGTCGATCCCACGGACAACCATCTTCTCCCCCGCAGGCGGGACATGATTTCAATTAATTCTTCAAAAGAATGGCTCATTTTTTAAGTGAGGAAATCTAACGCCTCTAAGTCGGAGTGTTTCGCAATTAATCTGAAATGGTTATCATGATGCAGGAGGACACATCCATTTTCAATGGACAAAAAAGCGATGAGAATGTCCATTGTCGGGACTGTAATCCCTTTCTTTCTAAGCATAAAACCAAACCGGTAAGCTTTTTCCCATTGAATACTTTCCAGGAGGCAATTGTCTAAACTCCCAAAGCGCTCCTTGAATTCGGCATATTCTCTTTCGGTTTTGCATCCCTGGAGCAG encodes the following:
- a CDS encoding PIN domain-containing protein, whose protein sequence is MKPKKILVDTSAWILSFKKSGPEELQTFLKNGIDQNIILTTPLVILELLQGCKTEREYAEFKERFGSLDNCLLESIQWEKAYRFGFMLRKKGITVPTMDILIAFLSIENGCVLLHHDNHFRLIAKHSDLEALDFLT
- a CDS encoding type II secretion system F family protein, which codes for MPTYTCRIAAADGTIKEEKLEGTSEDTLKESLEKKGYLVFSVKKASQGGFLNNRNFSKKKLTAQEFLIYNYEFSALIRAGLPILKAFELLEGRVIHPGFKDALRGVHKEISGGSSISDALSHFPRFFPEIYISSIRAGEKSGNLVEILNRYMSYYKKILAVRKKVAMALTYPLFLFVAGSGVVIFLLTYVLPTFSEIYADSKGQLPWITQALISFVHFLKGQFVWIVLVLAGLFFILRYWFSSQQGKEQKDFLLLKLPVLGEIIKNQQMIAVGRTLATILGGGITLINALQMVAESLTNRVFAARVRLSIQKVQEGLGIAAAFAVADLMPKIALEMVEVGETTGSLEEMLDQVADFQEELLDQKLARITTWVEPVLLLGMGVLVAIILVAMYLPIFNLAGTIK